From Mesomycoplasma dispar, a single genomic window includes:
- the mip gene encoding Ig-specific serine endopeptidase MIP: MKTAQQLTKFKSKILFLLPTILPLTVIACTYVETNSEKISQISQKVANLKQKFSTDQKKSSQEFQKLISEINSELENLGKILSANEKVQFKEKSEQMLAKLKTFADQDLTDTTKKTEFDSTFSNLLKLIDEQKKKEETKNKTSNSNSDAKQSSPDEEKKVQFKPDSPEKTASLAPQGQTFSVWKDGKRIVEDQYQYDDPKRETAYYKSLNNIMQQKVDNYKPKFLKLYPDSFDPIDPKVLEKLNEKAKSANQPLYQNSQFRAFSLPKINEKGEITGLLINELEQPMSVPAYWGNEKQTGGSNRNGLPRVLPNETYQQITKNSFSFGIRNGAVRDPNDNITNQDDVKRVIRSDLSYGTAAILDFEKKDDNSYPLKWFFITNAHVAASLRLANDSPKENNQVWGRDEGNYSEKYRQYNTWALSLTRLKKTTPVFAKLPTSLGEDFNKYYDNVEVRVKELEGNLFNNGRDEKYERDSNLVNETPKKPLNVRTIVIGTNALKSSPKDFSDQERYKNIEEALDFAVVEVNFDNEEQAKKMTEDYYNDAKLHYQGREENFLDKNEYEKILPTDFYGFGWPSTTNEGENTLNRYEDPKLFAHRRFNVSPWFNKSESLYFNNNPEDGRWKKGGEFAWSRSYRSFVNLPGITDYFISNPTLTKSYFEIAKLPEGNKASSPYLLSGQGFLIDNFASGGGVSGTSIRDGNQKIYGLQFASDKSASVAMVLALRSYGFDYKGYYGKYNLPAYDIIYGSKNQFKSYFDAMLQLYGEKAEKKLKTNLFPNGFSESTRKDVFANKPNVVNLPDDIQKRTYSRVLSSAPDNN, from the coding sequence ATGAAAACAGCACAACAACTGACGAAATTCAAGTCTAAAATTTTGTTTTTGTTACCAACAATTTTACCACTAACAGTTATTGCCTGCACTTATGTTGAAACAAATTCGGAAAAAATTAGTCAAATTTCCCAAAAAGTCGCTAATTTAAAACAGAAATTTTCAACTGATCAAAAAAAGAGCAGTCAAGAATTTCAAAAATTAATTTCAGAAATTAATTCTGAACTTGAAAATTTGGGCAAAATTTTATCCGCAAACGAAAAAGTTCAATTTAAAGAAAAATCTGAGCAAATGTTAGCAAAATTAAAAACTTTTGCCGATCAAGATTTAACTGATACAACAAAAAAGACCGAATTTGATAGTACTTTTTCCAATCTCTTAAAATTAATCGACGAACAAAAAAAGAAAGAAGAAACTAAAAACAAAACTTCAAACAGCAATTCTGATGCAAAACAGAGTTCGCCTGATGAAGAAAAAAAGGTTCAATTCAAACCTGATTCCCCTGAAAAAACCGCATCTTTAGCACCTCAGGGTCAAACTTTTTCGGTTTGAAAAGATGGAAAACGCATTGTCGAAGATCAATATCAATACGATGATCCAAAAAGAGAAACTGCTTACTACAAGAGTTTAAACAATATAATGCAACAAAAAGTTGATAATTATAAACCAAAATTTTTAAAATTATATCCAGATAGTTTTGATCCTATTGATCCGAAAGTTCTTGAAAAACTAAATGAAAAAGCAAAATCGGCAAATCAACCTTTGTACCAAAATTCACAATTTAGAGCTTTTTCGTTGCCAAAAATCAACGAAAAAGGCGAAATTACTGGACTTTTAATTAACGAACTTGAACAACCAATGTCAGTTCCAGCCTATTGAGGTAACGAAAAACAAACTGGTGGTTCAAACCGAAATGGTCTTCCTCGCGTTTTACCTAATGAAACTTATCAACAAATTACAAAAAATTCCTTTTCCTTCGGGATAAGAAATGGCGCCGTTCGCGATCCTAACGACAACATCACGAACCAAGATGACGTAAAACGGGTGATTCGTTCGGATTTATCCTATGGAACAGCGGCAATTTTGGATTTTGAAAAAAAAGATGATAATTCTTATCCTTTAAAGTGATTTTTTATCACAAACGCACACGTTGCCGCGAGTTTACGACTCGCAAATGATAGTCCAAAAGAAAATAATCAAGTTTGAGGACGTGATGAGGGAAATTATTCTGAAAAATACCGTCAGTATAACACTTGAGCACTTTCACTTACAAGACTTAAAAAAACAACGCCGGTTTTTGCAAAACTACCAACTTCTTTAGGCGAAGATTTTAACAAATATTATGACAATGTTGAAGTTAGAGTTAAAGAATTAGAAGGTAATCTTTTTAATAACGGACGTGATGAAAAATACGAACGTGATTCTAATTTAGTTAACGAAACGCCAAAAAAACCTTTAAATGTAAGAACAATTGTAATCGGTACAAACGCGCTAAAGTCCTCGCCAAAAGACTTTTCTGACCAAGAACGTTATAAAAATATCGAAGAAGCACTCGATTTTGCTGTTGTTGAAGTCAATTTTGACAACGAAGAACAAGCAAAAAAAATGACCGAAGATTATTATAACGATGCAAAACTTCATTACCAAGGGCGAGAAGAAAACTTCCTTGATAAAAATGAATATGAAAAAATTTTGCCTACTGATTTTTACGGTTTTGGTTGACCTTCAACTACAAACGAAGGCGAAAATACACTAAATCGTTACGAGGATCCAAAACTTTTTGCCCATCGTCGTTTCAATGTTTCTCCTTGATTTAACAAATCAGAATCGCTTTATTTTAATAACAATCCCGAAGATGGTCGTTGAAAAAAAGGTGGTGAATTTGCCTGGTCAAGATCATATCGTTCTTTTGTAAATCTACCTGGAATTACTGACTATTTTATTTCAAATCCGACTTTGACTAAATCATATTTTGAAATTGCAAAATTACCTGAAGGAAATAAAGCATCAAGTCCTTACTTACTTTCCGGTCAAGGGTTTTTAATTGATAATTTCGCATCTGGAGGTGGGGTTTCGGGAACTTCGATTCGTGATGGGAATCAAAAAATTTACGGACTGCAATTTGCCAGCGACAAGAGCGCTTCAGTTGCGATGGTTTTAGCGCTTCGTTCATACGGTTTTGACTATAAAGGTTATTATGGTAAGTATAATTTACCTGCTTATGATATAATTTATGGCTCAAAAAATCAGTTTAAATCTTATTTTGATGCAATGTTGCAACTTTATGGTGAAAAAGCAGAAAAAAAATTAAAAACTAATTTATTTCCAAATGGATTTAGCGAGTCAACACGCAAAGATGTTTTCGCTAATAAACCAAATGTGGTAAATTTACCTGATGATATTCAAAAACGGACATATTCACGCGTACTCTCAAGCGCCCCTGACAATAATTAA
- a CDS encoding putative immunoglobulin-blocking virulence protein — protein sequence MIFLTRRRKIILFIVTPVVVVSIAAVLGNYLTTLNFDANGTTRLSNSDVSTIDKSQSNSQSSAPISGAESEKKDQEKALEKPKSDNIEIASKVQAPTLQPKFAPRNNASNGVNLIEGTELARLSELANQRKSSGIQAEIKKLEFRIANLDAEIKEINRKFDEDYNKPNDPDAPGSRRAWEETRQIKLYSCDPSIDCPAIRIEQNRAELERLKRELANPKPLTAEEIKLIKQGMLPVPDNPYAWGYNDESKNPTLNRLKQENLNRVFNIPSYYSRVSSSISKLEYAGWDKKDVSNNFSTIFSKHGITGDSIKVYEYTPNSENPDRANRSPIKTIVLDADDNNAFNKFQTIMNEAIQQDNKIQSVVLRNVGSLNSLQNINPILKAIPSSVIKLGLFLNNPAATRGLRGLENVKLKELELYSDANARSQQWAINPNALKNIDFISFDYQGQYNVVKNAGEKIPSSITFNTIRFDKGDELAQINAGFEIVFNSKINQRVFQGNFGGKGGWPSYLDFSDTNIKTLKGIWFDEFNRVYNINVENWPDDPFAKENYQGKRTLKFKRITFQNDEVGGSPAYVANLSDFDGAQFAERLAFGEPGPPPVEIRFMKNGQEAFNIPLYLKGQNLTGDAKSQIETFIRAANANGQRRITKIYVENESVKSKLGNKIGQVLIEIKSITGNKGANNENSTTTDEIQV from the coding sequence ATGATTTTTCTTACTCGAAGGCGCAAAATTATCCTTTTTATCGTTACCCCGGTAGTAGTTGTTTCGATTGCAGCCGTACTCGGGAATTATTTAACCACACTTAATTTTGATGCCAATGGCACTACAAGACTATCAAATTCTGATGTTTCAACGATAGATAAATCACAGTCAAATTCACAATCATCAGCGCCAATTTCCGGTGCTGAATCAGAAAAAAAAGATCAAGAAAAAGCTCTTGAAAAACCAAAATCAGATAATATCGAAATTGCATCAAAAGTGCAAGCGCCAACTTTACAACCAAAATTCGCACCGCGTAATAACGCTAGCAATGGTGTGAATTTAATCGAAGGAACGGAATTAGCAAGATTGTCTGAACTTGCAAACCAAAGAAAATCCTCTGGGATACAAGCAGAAATTAAAAAACTAGAGTTTCGAATAGCAAATTTAGATGCAGAAATAAAAGAAATTAACCGGAAATTCGACGAAGATTATAACAAACCAAACGACCCAGATGCCCCTGGATCACGAAGAGCATGGGAAGAAACACGGCAAATTAAATTATATTCTTGCGATCCTTCAATTGATTGCCCCGCAATTCGTATTGAACAAAATAGAGCCGAACTTGAAAGACTAAAGCGTGAATTAGCAAATCCAAAACCATTGACGGCTGAGGAAATTAAACTTATAAAACAAGGAATGTTGCCCGTTCCTGACAATCCTTACGCTTGAGGTTATAACGATGAGTCGAAAAATCCAACTTTAAATCGACTAAAGCAAGAAAATTTAAACCGTGTTTTTAATATTCCAAGTTACTATTCGCGAGTTTCTAGTTCAATTTCGAAACTAGAATATGCCGGTTGAGATAAAAAGGATGTTTCAAATAACTTTTCCACTATTTTTTCAAAACATGGAATCACTGGCGATTCAATAAAAGTTTATGAATATACTCCAAATAGTGAAAACCCTGACCGCGCAAACAGAAGTCCAATAAAAACTATCGTTCTTGATGCCGATGATAATAACGCTTTTAATAAATTCCAAACAATTATGAATGAAGCGATTCAGCAAGATAATAAAATTCAGTCTGTTGTTTTAAGAAATGTTGGATCGCTGAATTCATTGCAAAATATCAACCCAATTTTAAAAGCAATTCCTTCCTCTGTGATTAAATTAGGTCTATTTTTGAATAATCCCGCGGCAACACGCGGACTTCGTGGTCTTGAAAACGTCAAGTTAAAAGAACTCGAACTCTATTCTGATGCAAATGCGCGATCTCAACAATGAGCAATTAATCCAAATGCACTTAAAAATATTGATTTTATCAGTTTTGATTATCAAGGTCAGTACAATGTTGTCAAAAATGCAGGTGAAAAAATTCCTTCTTCAATTACGTTTAACACGATTCGCTTTGATAAAGGTGATGAACTTGCACAAATTAATGCTGGCTTTGAAATCGTTTTTAACTCAAAAATTAATCAGCGCGTTTTCCAAGGTAATTTTGGCGGAAAAGGTGGATGACCAAGTTATCTAGATTTTTCTGATACCAATATTAAAACATTAAAGGGAATTTGGTTTGATGAATTCAACCGTGTTTATAATATAAATGTTGAAAACTGACCTGATGATCCGTTTGCAAAAGAAAATTATCAAGGAAAAAGAACACTAAAGTTTAAAAGGATAACTTTTCAAAACGATGAAGTTGGCGGCAGTCCTGCCTATGTTGCAAATCTTTCTGACTTTGATGGTGCTCAATTCGCCGAACGTCTTGCCTTTGGCGAACCAGGTCCACCGCCAGTTGAAATCCGTTTTATGAAAAATGGTCAAGAAGCGTTTAACATTCCGCTTTATTTAAAAGGTCAAAATTTAACTGGTGATGCTAAAAGTCAGATTGAAACATTTATAAGAGCGGCAAACGCGAATGGGCAAAGACGAATTACAAAAATTTATGTTGAAAATGAAAGTGTAAAAAGTAAATTAGGCAATAAAATCGGGCAAGTTTTAATTGAAATTAAATCGATTACGGGAAATAAAGGAGCAAATAATGAAAACAGCACAACAACTGACGAAATTCAAGTCTAA
- a CDS encoding SGNH/GDSL hydrolase family protein yields MKRKLPKPDFLKAFKIFLSFSTLTAAAIGASLIGLKNRDKNDLTNNSATNHSSDINQPILNEINYLALGDSISAGFNWDYSFDFRGSISRSAQIKGLSYPAFFADFIQKIRPNAIKSFDNLALSWTTITDWLYLLEPGNAKFENFDKMHFNFNYELDKLTKSPYGQQIRDVFGNFSAKNYPKLKKKIQNANLLTLSLGANDLMESIDFRIVAKPSQKTATKAEAAFEFIQVIEAALEKISKNLQSFVQKIREINPNLQIVLLGYNVLFSQSIKFFEKLLMNELGLPENYTVLTLKKLNETIKKVAKKQKVHFVDLYNEKTWMEKTNKFAKNEFDIHPSTKGYKKMAQDLLFKLAFEQDPEFKSEFVKKLNWNKDYLEKDQDTYRRILNIGSNLEIYKALSIDDSVEKFIAQKSKIEQISTAEIEKAKDPQLAILSRIWYETSFGTFLDRFLRSNVQINDRLKKMLNDFWLQNAKNNPSFSDILHKVLQSDFFLEIIERFQNYINDVTINQNWEKATISGLISFVFTGFSEKKLINVLKDVVSSDFASKNSGKIKEILFASIFGQSAIQDLLIDNAIGIPAEHKNDLKIIFTFESTRKLFSEIISDFILESKDYEGVKNFEDVLKIFLTHPQNYENIVKFAKSFIAESLKHRESVSFLVKILNENFKLNLEKDDQNSLISLLLSVSDIIIRTKTWEKLNDTGAKSFLKFIKSSDFRQSSQKISTIFANQIQATYATFFKKPGNLLDLFHELLTFDLSNNQIESLKKLLTKFYPIVNKFELSNFIDNSTPNYSNFSLFFNSIRDFLGENSFNVLSKVVNFAINDFLVNRSSYKQIDNLSRFGFQFLANNLPKIEENIYDYLAKNLSDENFIQNFSNLISKSLRSEGLSQKTVETFSKILQLIFEDFQKKYQFWKNNKTSNSTNLIFEFVRGALASFKIFTTQNFDQYYQLKTNLERAEKDKKDLEIKLYKQKIADLDANLSFANFWSFFLNNFFTNDKIYLLLKELVNLNFKEKIGSQDLILFFKDLFSQNFLHTQLVDKLKSNPFFSQEKVVESLLDLLGNFFQSEQVEKLLAKFVDHFFSKEEFDKAADFSTFITNFLKENSDLIEEVFSLFLGDSKTWDSLSTFLKTILEASKVNLSEESIQTILTLVRDIFTKWKESTLSFKDGQKVQSPLTIQALIRILFDSISDSSSSKKSIFERLLDSFSVDIANTYYQGDQDESTTENQKSKINQEHITKLFAEVARTNAIFEQIKAGLTNIPKDYFDNILPILNSFLNSPALSNLFDSYFKIVAKAKINKPLTNFSLIKTLFEKHYFTRIIGEFITKLDESTNLGENVAALAAKVFGTNFEKNEFLPFFKLIKEIILNNIENYYKTDENIENIVPNETNLVNVSESVKNSEIITTPFSETSENSSVSQGTESTQTANQTEKSAIYSKENALLTKLVSVVSNLTSGKFSLETFNLLLEKEIGTEEFIIELIKQVSSVYNKISETERDNLWNIIVKIFNSSFFKDKISLLNIGDVSSFSLFSNLSTEKKQKIEPLLKKVLLEFLPKPINKILIFRLLDYMNKNSALFKEVKTFSALLTKFLSDESNNNANNSQSNSQKESNSEFLKSYLWSVVDFLIKNNEFADLAADIIAVYLKLNLDNNENLTKDKIEKPREIITKFLKDFINLGLENPLLSGILDQIVQSIKTLDPSQKSASFFSAIFSKLDLAKLVNLDLVVKIEPKIGEDDSTGQSSSDQKDLIDEKKLTLKTPTNQKISTKSLADFFDLLFLASSKWDKTKENEASPILKELNHITYTGISFESIFKSNKKDPQLEAISKLFHRIWYSEKNSSKITIDNFKKSSKGRLLYRLVLILLFYTYESRISKHWARSTAFYGGLLSSYTASEIIRASLQNGEQANRNKTKDNDYKTFIDKVIGDPTKPKSGWWQIWTSYYSSSDVKLNDMLTMIYYNQEKNRFSAETGQEKLRDQVLEQIRQGTYPDNYESPTKK; encoded by the coding sequence ATGAAAAGAAAATTACCAAAACCTGACTTTTTAAAAGCCTTTAAAATCTTTTTAAGTTTTAGCACTTTAACTGCTGCGGCTATTGGTGCTAGTTTGATTGGTTTGAAAAATCGCGATAAAAACGACCTTACTAATAATAGCGCGACAAATCACTCAAGTGATATCAACCAGCCAATTCTGAATGAAATTAATTATTTAGCACTTGGCGATTCAATTTCTGCAGGATTCAATTGGGATTATAGTTTTGATTTTCGCGGTAGCATTTCGAGAAGCGCACAGATTAAAGGTCTTTCTTATCCGGCGTTTTTTGCCGATTTTATCCAAAAAATTAGACCAAATGCAATAAAATCGTTTGACAATCTAGCGCTTTCGTGGACAACAATCACTGATTGACTTTATTTACTTGAACCTGGAAATGCAAAATTTGAAAATTTTGATAAAATGCATTTTAACTTTAATTATGAACTTGATAAATTAACAAAATCACCTTATGGTCAACAAATTCGCGATGTTTTTGGAAATTTTTCTGCAAAAAATTATCCAAAATTAAAGAAAAAAATTCAAAACGCCAATTTGTTAACGCTTTCGCTGGGTGCAAATGATTTAATGGAGTCAATTGACTTTCGAATAGTTGCAAAACCTAGTCAAAAAACCGCCACAAAAGCAGAGGCCGCCTTTGAGTTTATACAGGTTATCGAAGCAGCACTTGAGAAAATAAGCAAGAATTTACAGTCTTTTGTGCAAAAAATTCGTGAAATTAACCCTAATTTACAGATAGTTTTACTTGGTTATAACGTCTTATTTTCCCAGTCAATCAAATTTTTTGAAAAGTTGTTGATGAACGAACTCGGTCTTCCTGAAAATTACACAGTTCTAACGCTTAAAAAATTAAATGAAACAATTAAAAAAGTTGCTAAAAAACAAAAAGTTCATTTTGTTGACCTTTATAATGAAAAAACTTGGATGGAAAAAACAAATAAATTTGCTAAAAATGAATTTGACATCCATCCTTCGACAAAAGGTTATAAAAAAATGGCACAGGATTTATTATTCAAGCTTGCTTTTGAACAAGATCCTGAATTCAAAAGCGAATTTGTTAAAAAACTTAATTGAAACAAAGATTATTTAGAAAAAGATCAAGACACCTACCGTCGAATTTTAAATATAGGATCGAATTTAGAAATTTACAAAGCCTTGAGCATCGATGATTCAGTTGAGAAATTTATTGCACAAAAATCTAAAATTGAGCAAATTAGTACCGCCGAAATTGAAAAAGCAAAAGATCCACAACTTGCAATTCTTTCAAGAATTTGGTATGAAACCAGTTTTGGTACATTTTTAGACCGTTTTTTACGTTCAAATGTGCAAATTAATGACCGTTTAAAAAAAATGCTAAACGATTTTTGATTACAAAACGCCAAAAACAATCCATCATTTTCTGATATTTTACATAAGGTTTTGCAAAGCGACTTTTTCCTTGAGATTATCGAGCGATTCCAAAATTATATAAACGATGTTACAATCAACCAAAATTGGGAAAAAGCAACAATTTCCGGACTTATTAGTTTTGTTTTCACTGGTTTTAGTGAAAAAAAACTAATAAATGTGTTAAAAGATGTTGTCAGTTCTGATTTTGCAAGTAAAAATAGCGGCAAAATCAAAGAAATACTTTTTGCATCAATTTTTGGTCAAAGTGCAATTCAAGATTTACTAATTGATAATGCCATCGGAATTCCGGCAGAACATAAAAATGATTTAAAAATAATTTTCACTTTTGAATCAACAAGAAAATTGTTTTCAGAAATAATTAGTGATTTTATTCTTGAGTCAAAAGATTATGAAGGTGTTAAAAATTTTGAAGATGTGCTCAAAATTTTTCTAACACATCCGCAAAATTACGAAAATATCGTAAAATTTGCCAAAAGTTTCATTGCTGAAAGTTTAAAACACCGCGAGTCAGTTAGTTTTTTAGTAAAAATACTTAACGAAAATTTTAAACTTAATCTCGAAAAAGATGACCAAAATTCATTAATAAGTCTTTTACTTTCAGTTTCAGATATAATTATTCGAACAAAAACATGGGAAAAACTTAATGACACAGGTGCAAAAAGTTTTCTAAAATTTATAAAAAGTAGCGATTTTCGTCAAAGTAGTCAAAAAATTTCAACAATTTTTGCTAACCAAATTCAGGCTACCTATGCAACTTTTTTTAAAAAACCTGGAAATTTACTTGATTTGTTCCACGAACTTTTAACTTTTGATTTAAGCAATAATCAAATTGAATCACTTAAAAAATTGCTAACGAAATTTTACCCAATTGTAAATAAGTTTGAATTAAGCAACTTTATCGATAACAGTACGCCAAATTATAGCAATTTTTCACTATTTTTTAATTCAATTAGAGACTTTTTAGGTGAAAATTCCTTTAATGTTTTGTCAAAAGTTGTCAATTTTGCAATTAATGATTTTCTAGTAAATAGAAGTTCATATAAGCAAATTGACAATCTTAGTCGTTTCGGGTTTCAATTTTTGGCAAATAATCTGCCAAAAATTGAGGAAAATATTTATGATTATTTAGCAAAAAATCTAAGTGACGAAAATTTTATTCAAAATTTTAGCAATTTAATTAGTAAATCATTACGTTCTGAAGGGCTGAGCCAAAAAACAGTTGAAACTTTTTCAAAAATTCTTCAATTAATTTTTGAAGATTTTCAGAAAAAATATCAATTTTGGAAAAATAATAAAACCTCTAATTCTACTAATTTAATTTTTGAGTTTGTTCGCGGAGCGCTTGCTAGTTTTAAAATTTTCACAACCCAAAATTTTGACCAATACTACCAACTCAAAACCAATTTAGAAAGAGCCGAAAAAGATAAAAAAGATCTTGAAATTAAATTATACAAGCAAAAAATTGCCGATTTAGACGCAAATTTGTCTTTTGCAAATTTTTGAAGTTTTTTCCTAAATAATTTCTTTACAAACGATAAAATTTACCTACTTTTAAAAGAACTTGTAAACCTTAATTTCAAGGAAAAAATTGGCAGTCAAGATTTAATCTTGTTTTTTAAAGATCTTTTTAGCCAAAATTTTCTTCATACTCAACTTGTTGATAAGCTAAAATCTAATCCATTTTTCAGTCAGGAAAAAGTTGTCGAATCACTTTTAGACCTTTTAGGTAACTTTTTCCAATCTGAACAGGTAGAAAAATTACTTGCAAAATTTGTTGATCACTTCTTTAGTAAAGAAGAATTTGACAAAGCAGCCGATTTTAGCACTTTCATAACTAATTTTTTAAAAGAAAATAGTGATTTAATCGAGGAAGTATTTAGTCTTTTCCTTGGTGATTCAAAAACTTGAGACTCGCTTTCAACGTTTCTAAAAACAATTTTAGAAGCAAGTAAAGTAAATTTATCTGAAGAATCAATTCAAACAATTTTAACTTTAGTGCGAGATATTTTCACAAAATGAAAAGAATCAACATTAAGTTTTAAAGATGGGCAAAAAGTTCAATCACCTTTAACAATTCAAGCGCTAATTAGGATTCTTTTTGATTCAATTTCTGATAGTTCTTCTTCGAAAAAGTCAATTTTTGAAAGATTATTAGATAGTTTTAGTGTTGATATCGCCAATACTTATTATCAAGGCGATCAAGACGAAAGTACAACAGAAAATCAAAAAAGCAAAATTAATCAGGAACATATTACAAAATTATTTGCCGAAGTCGCAAGAACCAATGCAATTTTTGAGCAAATAAAAGCCGGACTTACTAATATACCAAAAGATTATTTTGATAATATTTTACCAATTTTAAATAGTTTTCTAAATTCTCCAGCACTTTCAAATTTATTTGATTCTTACTTTAAAATTGTTGCAAAGGCAAAAATTAACAAACCGTTAACCAATTTTTCATTAATTAAAACTTTATTTGAAAAACATTATTTTACTAGAATTATCGGTGAATTTATTACCAAATTAGATGAGTCAACTAATTTAGGGGAGAATGTTGCCGCGCTTGCGGCTAAAGTTTTCGGTACTAATTTTGAAAAAAACGAATTTTTACCGTTTTTTAAATTAATTAAGGAAATAATTTTAAATAACATCGAAAATTACTACAAAACTGATGAAAATATCGAAAACATAGTTCCTAACGAAACAAATCTTGTCAATGTTAGTGAATCAGTAAAAAATTCGGAAATAATTACAACACCTTTTAGTGAAACATCCGAAAATTCGTCGGTAAGTCAAGGAACAGAATCAACTCAAACCGCAAATCAAACTGAAAAATCAGCAATTTATTCAAAAGAAAACGCTTTGCTAACTAAATTAGTTTCAGTTGTTAGTAATTTAACAAGCGGGAAATTTTCGCTTGAAACTTTTAATTTGCTTTTAGAAAAAGAAATTGGCACCGAAGAATTTATTATTGAACTTATTAAGCAAGTTTCATCAGTTTATAATAAAATTTCTGAAACTGAAAGAGACAATCTTTGAAATATCATCGTTAAAATTTTTAATTCATCATTTTTCAAAGACAAAATTAGTTTGTTAAACATTGGCGATGTGTCCAGCTTTTCGCTATTTAGTAATTTATCAACAGAAAAAAAGCAAAAAATTGAGCCATTACTCAAAAAGGTGTTGCTGGAATTTTTGCCTAAACCAATTAATAAAATTTTAATTTTTCGTCTTTTAGATTATATGAATAAAAATTCTGCTTTATTTAAAGAAGTAAAAACATTTTCTGCACTTTTAACTAAATTTTTAAGTGATGAATCCAATAATAACGCCAATAATAGCCAGTCAAATTCTCAAAAAGAATCAAATTCAGAATTTTTAAAATCATATTTATGATCTGTGGTTGATTTTTTAATAAAAAATAATGAATTTGCTGACTTAGCCGCCGACATAATTGCTGTATATTTAAAATTAAATTTAGATAATAACGAAAATCTTACCAAGGATAAAATAGAAAAACCAAGAGAAATAATAACTAAATTTCTCAAAGATTTTATAAATTTAGGGTTAGAAAATCCGTTACTTTCAGGAATTTTAGATCAAATTGTACAATCAATCAAAACCTTAGATCCTAGTCAAAAAAGTGCAAGCTTTTTTAGCGCTATTTTTAGCAAATTAGATTTAGCAAAATTAGTTAATCTTGATTTAGTTGTTAAAATTGAACCAAAAATTGGTGAGGATGACTCAACAGGCCAAAGTTCAAGCGATCAAAAAGATCTAATTGATGAAAAAAAATTAACATTAAAAACTCCAACTAATCAAAAAATATCAACTAAATCACTTGCTGACTTTTTTGATTTATTATTTTTAGCCTCATCAAAATGAGATAAGACAAAGGAAAATGAAGCTTCGCCAATTTTAAAAGAATTAAATCATATAACTTATACCGGAATTTCATTTGAATCAATTTTTAAATCAAATAAAAAAGACCCTCAGCTTGAAGCAATTTCAAAATTATTTCATAGAATTTGGTACTCTGAGAAGAATTCTAGCAAAATAACAATCGATAATTTTAAAAAATCATCAAAAGGAAGACTCCTTTATAGACTAGTACTAATCCTTCTTTTTTATACATATGAATCTAGGATTTCTAAGCACTGAGCTCGATCCACAGCATTTTACGGCGGTCTTTTGTCTTCCTATACCGCATCTGAAATAATCCGTGCATCGTTACAAAACGGTGAACAAGCAAATAGAAATAAAACTAAGGATAATGATTATAAAACTTTCATCGACAAAGTAATAGGCGACCCAACAAAACCTAAAAGTGGTTGATGGCAAATTTGGACGAGTTATTATTCATCTTCCGATGTTAAATTAAATGATATGCTGACAATGATTTATTATAATCAAGAAAAAAATCGTTTTTCTGCTGAAACCGGTCAAGAAAAACTTCGTGACCAAGTGCTTGAACAAATTCGCCAAGGAACTTATCCTGATAATTATGAAAGCCCAACAAAAAAGTAA